ttaaaaactatttgtcaaaattataaaactattttaattttaggtttagttCCTACATCATTGATTATTAGGTTTAGAGAAATGGAatagttagtaaaatataatatatgcatGAAAGTCGTATTAATAttcacataaaatattttataacttgaggtattagtttttgttgttttgcaAAGACTTTGTAATAGTTAATCTTATATTTTGGAAATGgtcaatcaaaacaaaaatattttccaaaccACCAATACTCTAAAATTGTGTATTATAAAAGGTTGTATTAACTCTTTTTATTATAAAGcatctaaaattataaaatcaatgtgatatatatttaatagacgAATTATCCTATTTTGACtattatataagtatatataaatttgtgactttaattatatagatataaaaCCAAATTAATTACATATTACTTGTTGTTTCATTaagataactaatttaaatctATATATGGAAAACTTGATTACCATAAATTACATAGTTTTTGCTTAACAaatgatttcataaaaatatttttttaattaaaaattatgttaaagtatagaaaaaaactaataaactCATGAATGATCATGAATAGAGTGTGTACTGGATTATTTTATAGAtccaaatataattatattctatatcGTAAGTAAAATTTGAACTTATGTTCAGAAATTTATCAGTAAAAATCTTAATATCTACAAAGAAATATAGCAGATACTGAAATGACCTTTTAACATATactttatcttcaaaatttaaataatggaataaaatataaacatgtatCCTTTAAATTAACTACCATtttctatctttttatttattatataaaacacgttcataattatattttattgtgctataaaattgtaattatatttttaaaatactatataatTTCCGGTGCATATAATTTTcttgtatatattttgaatattattaCACCATTTAGCTATTTTACTTTAAtgacatatataataaatctatATGCATAATGTTTAGCTtgctttttatttaaattttaatcttgtaTGATTGTTGTATATTTATTAGGTACACGTACgtgttttgaaaataattttatctattcttttttttaaattgtatatattcaaattttaagtatcacaataaatttttgataaacttaactaataataaataggttttccaaacaataaaaataaatattgttttgctattgttgtttcatttttatattaatatatttggaaTAGAGAAGATTGAGTATTAGATACATGCTTCAACTTGATTTAATTAGTTATAATTTGTGGTCGTGAAATTGATAAGCATGTCTAATACTTTGTAGAGAATGTTACGTTAACACTGTTTTGAAAGTAGATAAATTTCGACTTCCTGTTAAGTGAATAGGAAATGATGGAAATAACATTAGTGCAGAGAATGTTACGTTAACACTGTTTTGAAAGTTGAAGTGATCAAGACAAATGTAGATCTTTACGTTATACAAATGGAACTTTACCCCAAGTAACGAATCAAATGGGAGACTGTTGTTACAATCTTAAAGAGCTTTTGACACCTCGTCACATGTTACATTCAGTGCTATTAAGAAGATTATATGGTCTGGTAATTCCTTGGATCAACCACCATGTTCTCATTCTCAGCCAGAGGCTCCAATGACGGTTAGACAGGTTCCTCTGGAGCAGAACTTTCTGAACTGCAACCAAGCAGATGCTCCATCCGATATTTGTTCACTCTGTTTAGTACCATGAGATTAAAATATGGAAAACAGAAAGTTCAAACGTAGATTGATGTCAGATAATGACGTTGTAAAAAGTTATATACACCTTAATGAGTTTGTTTTCACAGATCCACCTTGATTCTTTTTTTCAGTCTTAGACCTTTTCTGATTTCTTCGCCTTCTTGCTCACAGCCGCAGAGGCGTCAACTTCATGCAGTTTGATTTCTTTTCCCGACCATTGATATGTAGCTAAACGCTTTTCCTCGAGCTTCACTATTTGTTCTTGTTCGTTGTCCATTAACCTGCTGCTCCACTCCTCTGCTAAGCCTTATTCCTTTTCCATTAATCTATTTAGATAGAAAGATTCGTAGAAAGCGTAATTTAAAGGCAGACGTGGTGGTTCGCGATAGTTAGCTTCTCGTCAAAGAGTCGACGCCTTTCTTCACATGCCTAGCCTCCCAGAAGGCGGTGCTTGAACAGCGGCCAGATATCAAATCGCCAAGAAGGGTGAATGAATTGGCCATCGTCGGAGTCGGTAATTAGCAGAGAGTATTCTTCTATGTTTCGTTGAGTTTGTGCTGTTCATCGTAGGGAGCTTGGAGATTTATAGTCGCAGCTTTCGTCAGTTACCAAGTGAGATGATGAGCTCAATTGAATGCTTGAGAGGGGTCGATTGAATGCTTCAGAGAGGATTAGTGGATTAATGACGTTAAATATAGGTTTAAAGGACGTATTAATTAGAACGTTAGAAGTAACGAAAAGTTGATCGGCGTCGTCGTCTGAATCGCAGGTTGAGTGAAAGTCAAAACTTAGATTTAATTGGACTAGTACAAAACGTGTGTCTAAATGCCCAAAACAACATATCTATAAACTAAACTTTAAACACAACATAAAAGCCCACACAGCAAAAGCAAAACGATATTCGCTAGTTTAATATTTTAGGAGGATGCCAGCTGTCCTGTTTTGCCCTATGCAGATTGCTGATGTGGCTTAATGAGGAGAGACTAAAGTCtcctttattatataagataattctCCTTGTGGGCCTTCGATCTCAAAAAACGggccaaagaaaacccatttcCCTAATCACCTTGAGCATTTTCTGGTATACATGGACCGTGGATCTCTCGCTGATGTTACAAGAGACGAGTGAAAACAATTCTCAACCATATCTTGCTGTTCTCTATAAATAGGCCCGTAGATTTCCCTAATCATATCCAAGGTTGCTGTTAGCTGtaatcaaaagataaaaaatcTTTTAATCTTTTACCCCTCTTTTGTGTTCGTAGGTTTTGTAAGGCCTTGTGTACCTCCTACCTGCACAATGAGAAGCATGTCAACACAGAGAGACGTTAAGCCATCAAACCTTCATGTGGAACCATAAAGAAGAAGTCAAAAATCTCAGACTTTGGTGTCAGTGCAAGTATTACATATCGGTATGAAAAGCATTTTCGAATCTTTTTCGATTTCGTGACAGTGACACCAAAACACACTCCTGAACACGACTCCTTGATTATATTTGTCCTTGTTTAATAGCCTGAGCACATATGATTACTGGCGTATTAGTATAAGATAATACAGTTATTGATAATTATAAGAGAAAATTATATTACACAAAGTCAAGGTACATTTTATTTAAGAACACACACAAACATGACATGAAATTActctcaaataaaaaaaacacacacaaaataacACATGACATCACTCAGGGgaaataaaacacacaaaaacaacaCATGACATCACTCAGATTTCCAAAAGCAAGAACCTTACATCAAAGGAACAAGCTACTTTATTATTACAACAATGCATTTCAGGACATGACTCAGAACTTCAAACCGGAATCTTTGAGTTTCTCCTCCATGATAATGTCGATTTTGTTCCCCATCTCTGGAGTTAGATAATTCTTCCAGTCACCAACTATCCCTTTGCGGAAATGGTTCTTGTAGTCAATGCCATTGATCGATTTTCCTGTCTTGTTAACCTCCAAGCTGCTGAGGCTAGGCAGAGAGCACATCTCCAAGATCTCATCCACAGCTCCATTGTTTACTTCTTCCTCAGAAAAGGGACAACCCAAGAACTCCGCAAGTTTCTTGACCTGACCATGAGGATCTGTCTTCACTTCATCGTACCTCATAAACATAACACGCTTAGGGTTTTCCAAGCTAGCTTTCCAGTAACTCAGGATATGATCCCAATAGGgaccaaacaaacaaaccccGCTACAAAAGGACTCGAACATAGACTCAAGAATGCTTCTGTCCTCTTCTTTATTCAGACACCTGCATATGATATGCCAACGTGACACCAGAGAATCCTTAGCATCCCTGCAAATGTACACTACCTTGCAAGGAGAGTCTTTGAGAGCTTCTTGCAGCGTGTGGTACGGCATGTGAGTAGAGAACAGCCTTGGAGATGACGATAAGAGCTTGGTCAAGTCCGGTTTTGGGGTGTCGCGGTACAGATTCATCTCAAGAACCGGTACGAGGTTATGAGGATTGTTGGATAAAAGAGGATGTTGATCCTCAGAAGAACGGTTCTTTGATCTCTCAAGGAGGGCCACGGTGAGTGCCTTGAGCCATAAGGTACCGCATTTGGGGAAGGATGCGACGATGACATCGGTGTCTTGAGGCTGAAAACCTCTCTGGACATTGAGGACACCTTGGAGAAAGTTGTAGTAATACCAAGAACCTTGGTACTTGCAGAGGTTTCCACCAAGGTACTCTTTCTCTGAAGGAAGTGAAGAGATTAGAGTCTTGGTTTCGTCAGTTAAGTCTTCTTCTCTCAAGTTCATCCAAAACTCTTTCTTCTCCATTTCGACTTTTGTTGGTTACAGTTTGTGCGTTATCTTCAAATCCCCTAGCATCgctatttatattgaaaatctTGTATACTACCTAAAGAGGCAGTTATTAAGtataaaggaaaaaaagaaaaaaaaaatagatacctATGCTAAATAATGAATTATTATGATAGTTTCTATATTTCTTGATTATTTTCTTACTATGAACTTAATAACATAGCAATAAATCAACAATTTAAGAAAATCATGACTTGATTAGCTGTATTAACAAGtatttaaactaaataaatgtAAGTTCTATATTCCCTCTCTATTTTTCAACAAGTgtcaatttaacattttttttcttgttacacaaaaaatatcgttttagaatttcaatgcatttatacttatttttaactgaatattaattataaaaaataattaaatttatttatctaaaatagTATTGGTTAATTAGatgtaattaatgaaaatataaatgtattttaatctTGGAGATATCagagtaaaaatataaatccaaCCTTCTTATATGTGAAAAGTGTCTAAGTGACGATCTATATAAAACGGAAATAAGGAGTTTTTTTAACCTTGGAAATATCAGAGGCCCATGAAGAAGTCCAAACTAATCCACAAAAAAATGGTGTGGCACACAGATGGATTTCCACTCAACTATTCAAATCACTATATCTGAGTGGCCACAAGGTGAAGTGTAGTGGGATGGCTTCGATCTTGGGTTTCTTAGCAATCCTAAAGTCCTCCTACCACTAGACTACCACCTCGTGGTTAAGTATTTGTTAATatgattttcatttttgtaaaaaaactaataaaagcatGCATGCATTAGTTATTAATTTTGACATATGTAATAAGTGATATAAAGCAGAAGGTAGGAATAAATCTTATTCCAACTTAAATTTCGAATCATTATAAGACCTACAAGAAAACTGATCTTTTGGCTATGCCTCCTCAAAACCATGTTGTCACGGACCatctttctatttaaaacaaaatatagagTTAGTACATTGGACATTAAAACCTGATAATTAAAGAAGGATAATAATCTTCTTTGTCCGATAGAAATCTAAAAAGATTTCaaagtatttttgttttattctggTTCCAAGGATTCTTTTCACGTGCTACTCAATCCGTACCCCCAAGTAGCTCAGTCTTTGGCTCAGCTTGTGCGCGTCTAGCCAAGATCTAGTTGATGGTTAAATTGAATATCATAGCGTCTAGGAGGACTAGGACACAAATCACTTTAATCCAGACGTGGTATTGTTTAAGAAGGTGCAGCTTTCTTCTAGATTTCTTCTATATGGTGCAGAACTTCTTATAATAGTATAACTTTCCTGTCGCAAGTTCCATTTTAGCTAGGTTCTGCAACTTGTACTTTTTTTAAGGTAGTTAGTTTAGCATAACCAAGAAGTAAattgtttcttatatttaatcTTGTAACTAATCGTTTGGTTTCCCTGGGTAAACAGTTGGCGGGAAGGGTAATTTTACTAGTCATGTaatactattatattaaaaaactgcACATTGTTCAATCATAAAATGATTAGATTTGTATACTAACTCCCAACAATACATGTTAGTTGTTAGGTTAGTTTATAGCAAAAgcaatttaaatttaatcattttGCAAGTTGCTATAACTAACCTAACAAAAATTG
The Brassica napus cultivar Da-Ae chromosome A1, Da-Ae, whole genome shotgun sequence DNA segment above includes these coding regions:
- the LOC106444287 gene encoding cytosolic sulfotransferase 3-like; this encodes MEKKEFWMNLREEDLTDETKTLISSLPSEKEYLGGNLCKYQGSWYYYNFLQGVLNVQRGFQPQDTDVIVASFPKCGTLWLKALTVALLERSKNRSSEDQHPLLSNNPHNLVPVLEMNLYRDTPKPDLTKLLSSSPRLFSTHMPYHTLQEALKDSPCKVVYICRDAKDSLVSRWHIICRCLNKEEDRSILESMFESFCSGVCLFGPYWDHILSYWKASLENPKRVMFMRYDEVKTDPHGQVKKLAEFLGCPFSEEEVNNGAVDEILEMCSLPSLSSLEVNKTGKSINGIDYKNHFRKGIVGDWKNYLTPEMGNKIDIIMEEKLKDSGLKF